From a single Leptidea sinapis chromosome 1, ilLepSina1.1, whole genome shotgun sequence genomic region:
- the LOC126964563 gene encoding leucine-rich repeat-containing protein 23-like, with the protein MLKSHFNLKHDEENAEEAASATHPEEYESIIESPKKSEIELKPERKLHSAEICSRLSVLGRTAEGDGYAYLKVNCNGMNLTDVGALRSFKHLQYVDVSNNNLDLKSLQVLTELPYLLLIHADKNNIHSAALNKMKYLQVIIFNHNQIPSVHDVFQPELSTLEVGYNKIQRINFENTMPTLKCLDFRYNFINDISNLDFPNLDSLYLAGNKITSLVGIERLHNLRILHVRNNPIKHLNGFEPELSKLQYVNLRNSKVATLKQVKKLRVLPALETLILKGCPYLGGTGTESPETAAEEEDPELRIEVLAALPKLKRFNKGVVAPEERKEANELMKQWLEEGEMDIEEIDEETGEQESQND; encoded by the exons ATGTTGAAATCGCATTTCAATCTAAAACATGATGAGGAGAACGCTGAAGAAGCAGCTTCAGCCACACACCCTGAAGAATACGAATCGATCATTGAGAGCCCCAAGAAGAGTGAGATAGAACTAAAGCCTGAACGAAAACTCCATTCGGCCGAGATATGTTCGCGATTGAGTGTACTTGGTAGAACTGCTGAGGGAGATGG TTATGCATACCTAAAGGTCAATTGCAACGGAATGAATCTAACAGATGTGGGTGCACTAAGATCGTTCAAGCACTTACAGTATGTTGATGTTTCAAACAACAATCTGGACCTAAAAAGCCTGCAAGTTCTAACAGAATTACCATATCTTCTACTCATTCATGCTGACAAAAATAACATACACTCAGCAGCATTAAATAAGATGAAATATTTGCAAGTTATCATTTTCAATCATAATCAAATACCTAGTGTACATGATGTTTTCCAACCAGAACTTAGTACTTTAGAGGTcggttacaataaaatacaaagaatTAACTTTGAGAATACAATGCCGACGTTAAAATGTTTAGATTTCCGTTATAATTTCATCAATGACATTTCCAATCTGGACTTTCCAAATTTGGACAGCCTTTATTTGGCAGGAAATAAGATAACGAGTTTAGTCGGGATAGAACGACTTCATAACTTAAGAATACTTCATGTGAGAAACAATCCTATTAAGCATCTAAACGGATTCGAACCTGAACTCTCGAAGCTCCAGTATGTTAACTTGAGGAACAGCAAAGTGGCAACATTGAAACAAGTCAAAAAGTTAAGG GTATTGCCAGCTCTAGAAACACTTATACTGAAAGGATGTCCATATTTGGGAGGTACTGGCACTGAGAGCCCAGAAACAGCTGCTGAGGAGGAAGACCCAGAGCTAAGGATAGAAGTCTTAGCTGCTCTACCGAAGCTTAAGAGATTTAATAAAGGTGTTGTTGCACCTGAAGAAAg AAAAGAAGCAAATGAGTTAATGAAACAGTGGCTAGAAGAAGGAGAGATGGATATTGAGGAAATTGATGAGGAGACTGGTGAACAAGAGTCGCAGAACGATtaa